A window of the Caldalkalibacillus salinus genome harbors these coding sequences:
- the pelA gene encoding pectate lyase translates to MGSTIKRHTLTTTIFVMFAILFAVTVSAEDGIYHADEAWGEGYILNNDHQGFIGDHYIQFTPNVPGGFAEWDVTIENEGMYTLVIRYAHGGGANRPGDISVNGEVVEEDLAFLPTGAWNQWDSASTVAHLDEGTNTVRFTGVGPEGGPNLDHLQVIEGIVEEDDGVAEYDVTDISDRLQEPLFQKWQEEGFILESVSFNPHEPIKRIEFFALINRLFDFTNDGAYQGVSEKPFLSEWNIPEDAWYSFVIQAAHQAGYLSQLDREQIQPEKSVTMEEAALILKDVLDLNAIDEAKDYFKTTDRPNKPLTHEEASDLSAFLQQETDSVSIASVDALGPQTIAVTLNSYFEDVSPQDIRVTFASGPWNRLNPGLRDFTIKEASIGVNRLGLTVIVYDIAEMLDDNAQYGVEEEKTEIEYDQSTVDAAENLLTWQLEHGGWTKNFPHIYTRPWDGEEPRSEWVHNGQELGTIDNDATINEIRTVAEAYVMTGDPRFKESVEKGFEFIDKLQYPTGGFAQVYPSRGGYSDYVTFNDAAMTNVLEFYDEVIQREGAFQSTDLISDAFITELEEAVDLALDYILTAQIEVDGVLTGWGQQHDPVTYEPRHGRSYEHPSISADESIPVIRWLMARPDQTEDIQRAVESAIQYFDSVRIDDTRFDNRVEPYFIHHPGSTVWYRFYEIGTNNPIFSGRDGVIKYDISEIEEERRTGYAWAGTWPHSIIEIAKTTGYYVNNVYGTVHNDRSTDVHGRQLNLDSMKKVTNRID, encoded by the coding sequence ATGGGATCAACAATAAAACGTCACACCTTAACCACGACCATCTTTGTCATGTTTGCTATTCTGTTCGCTGTCACTGTCAGTGCGGAGGATGGAATTTATCACGCAGATGAGGCATGGGGCGAGGGTTACATTTTAAACAATGACCATCAGGGCTTTATCGGTGACCACTACATTCAATTTACGCCGAATGTGCCCGGAGGCTTTGCAGAATGGGACGTGACCATTGAAAATGAGGGCATGTATACACTGGTCATTCGCTATGCACACGGAGGAGGTGCTAATCGCCCGGGAGACATTAGCGTGAATGGTGAGGTAGTCGAAGAGGACTTAGCATTCCTCCCCACAGGCGCATGGAACCAGTGGGACTCTGCCTCTACTGTCGCTCATCTAGATGAAGGGACCAACACTGTGAGATTTACTGGCGTGGGTCCTGAGGGAGGACCGAATCTGGATCATCTTCAAGTGATTGAAGGCATCGTGGAAGAAGATGATGGTGTAGCCGAGTATGATGTCACTGATATCTCCGACCGGTTACAGGAACCCCTGTTTCAGAAATGGCAAGAGGAAGGATTTATCTTAGAATCGGTTTCTTTTAACCCTCACGAACCGATTAAAAGAATTGAGTTTTTTGCCTTGATTAACCGTCTTTTCGACTTTACAAATGATGGGGCGTATCAGGGTGTCAGTGAAAAACCTTTTCTATCAGAGTGGAACATTCCTGAAGACGCATGGTACTCGTTTGTGATCCAAGCAGCCCACCAAGCGGGTTATCTCTCACAGCTTGACCGTGAACAGATCCAACCCGAGAAATCTGTGACGATGGAAGAAGCAGCGCTGATTTTAAAGGACGTTCTAGATTTGAACGCCATAGATGAAGCAAAAGATTATTTTAAAACAACCGATAGACCAAACAAGCCGTTAACGCACGAAGAAGCTTCTGACCTATCCGCTTTCTTACAGCAGGAAACGGACTCGGTGAGTATTGCCAGCGTAGATGCCCTTGGTCCACAGACGATTGCGGTGACGTTAAACAGTTATTTTGAAGATGTCTCTCCTCAAGATATCAGGGTGACGTTTGCCTCAGGACCATGGAACAGATTAAACCCCGGATTAAGAGATTTTACCATAAAGGAAGCCAGCATCGGTGTGAATAGACTAGGGCTGACGGTAATCGTATATGACATTGCTGAGATGTTGGATGACAATGCTCAGTACGGGGTAGAAGAGGAAAAAACAGAGATTGAATATGACCAAAGTACCGTCGATGCAGCAGAGAACCTTTTAACCTGGCAACTAGAGCATGGGGGTTGGACGAAGAACTTCCCTCATATCTATACACGACCATGGGATGGGGAAGAGCCTCGTTCAGAGTGGGTTCATAATGGCCAAGAATTAGGAACAATTGACAACGATGCTACGATTAATGAAATACGCACAGTGGCCGAAGCATACGTGATGACAGGCGACCCTCGTTTCAAAGAAAGTGTTGAAAAAGGATTTGAATTTATCGACAAGCTACAATACCCTACTGGTGGGTTTGCCCAAGTCTATCCGAGTCGTGGAGGTTACTCCGATTATGTCACGTTTAATGATGCGGCTATGACGAACGTTTTAGAGTTCTACGATGAAGTCATTCAACGAGAAGGAGCCTTTCAAAGTACTGACCTCATCAGTGATGCTTTCATTACCGAATTAGAAGAAGCGGTGGATTTAGCTTTAGATTACATTTTAACAGCCCAAATTGAAGTTGATGGTGTTTTGACGGGGTGGGGTCAACAGCATGATCCGGTCACTTATGAACCTAGACACGGGAGAAGTTATGAGCACCCGTCTATCAGTGCAGATGAGTCTATTCCGGTCATCCGCTGGCTTATGGCCAGACCAGACCAAACAGAAGACATTCAACGTGCTGTGGAGAGTGCCATTCAGTACTTCGATAGCGTCCGTATTGATGATACACGTTTCGATAACCGTGTTGAACCCTACTTCATACACCATCCAGGGTCAACCGTATGGTATCGCTTTTATGAAATTGGGACAAACAACCCTATCTTCTCTGGAAGAGACGGGGTGATCAAGTATGACATTAGTGAGATTGAAGAAGAAAGAAGAACCGGGTATGCTTGGGCGGGAACGTGGCCACATAGCATCATTGAAATTGCTAAAACGACAGGGTACTATGTGAACAATGTTTACGGTACCGTCCACAATGACCGTTCTACAGATGTACACGGACGACAACTCAATTTAGATAGTATGAAGAAGGTGACCAATCGGATTGATTAA
- a CDS encoding helix-turn-helix domain-containing protein, with translation MLQQVDISQRSRSFYIHYNTHDASKVGMQRFHLHDDYEMYYLLEGKRLYLIDGKQYTVHANHMVLINKNVVHKTVTKDTPRHKRIVINFRESLLQDEDQSLLYPLFESGPNIFYIPAKRRALITQIMERLKEEYVVHDAYVQVYIRSLLVQLLVECQRILEQQNGHPSTGSSPFNVSFPHRSAMIAEIIQYINEYYSQNLSLSHLSQHFHLNEQYISRLFRQVTGCNIVAYINTVRIHQAQRLLMETNAKMTDIARLVGFKNNVHFSRVFRKCEGMSPSTYRKQNTLSQKL, from the coding sequence TTCCTTCTATATTCATTACAATACCCACGATGCTTCTAAAGTAGGTATGCAACGGTTTCACCTTCATGATGATTATGAAATGTATTATCTATTAGAAGGCAAGCGACTGTACCTCATCGATGGCAAGCAATATACGGTACATGCCAACCATATGGTGTTAATTAACAAGAACGTGGTACACAAAACCGTCACGAAGGATACGCCCAGACATAAGAGGATTGTGATCAATTTCCGTGAGTCACTATTGCAAGACGAGGATCAATCTCTCCTGTATCCATTGTTTGAGTCGGGACCGAACATTTTTTACATCCCCGCCAAGCGACGAGCGCTCATTACTCAAATCATGGAAAGGTTAAAAGAAGAGTATGTGGTGCATGACGCTTATGTCCAAGTTTACATTCGCTCGTTACTTGTACAACTCCTTGTTGAATGTCAGCGTATATTAGAGCAGCAAAACGGTCATCCAAGCACGGGTTCCTCCCCATTTAATGTATCCTTTCCCCATCGCTCGGCCATGATTGCTGAGATCATACAGTATATTAATGAATACTATAGTCAAAATCTCTCGCTCTCACATCTGTCCCAACACTTTCATCTCAATGAACAGTATATCAGTCGTTTGTTCAGACAGGTCACCGGTTGTAATATTGTGGCTTATATCAATACGGTGCGCATTCATCAGGCCCAGCGTTTGTTAATGGAAACGAACGCAAAAATGACGGACATCGCTAGACTAGTGGGGTTTAAAAACAATGTCCACTTCAGCCGTGTGTTTAGGAAATGTGAAGGGATGTCCCCTTCTACCTACCGCAAACAGAATACATTATCTCAAAAATTGTAA
- a CDS encoding aldehyde dehydrogenase family protein produces MSEQPIVIDAIINGEKHKAQEQSPRENPTHPDEIVGYAPVNTREETIQAIDVAHDVFTTWRESDMDDRIARMRRAIEKLKDETPNIAKLLSREHGKPLYDSEGEVAVSLMWMEYACNHAKEVLKNEVEEREDGKTIISRDAIGVVSAITPWNYPLSLSTIKIAPALLAGNTMVIKPSPLAPLAVSKVVEIIADEYPPGVLNLVHGEKDVGVELTSNPKVAKIAFTGGTETAKHIMKAAADTIKQMTLELGGNDAAIILKDFDVNDDKAMRRIVISNFLTAGQICMIAKRVYVHESIYESFVEKYIEAANKWIKVGDPFDERVTVGTVNNKKQIEFVQNLVDDAESKGAKVIKLGEILDQDLFEQGYFMQPTVVLGADYRDPIVVEEQFGPTVPILPFKDDEHAIELANDSIYGLTSSVWGDEAHAIEVAKHIQAGTTMINTAAVQGLDVRYPFGGVKQSGVGREYGNEGLLAYTDTHVINIPNDPDLPYIPE; encoded by the coding sequence CAGATGAAATTGTAGGATATGCCCCAGTCAATACACGTGAGGAGACGATTCAAGCCATTGATGTTGCTCACGACGTGTTTACGACCTGGAGAGAGTCGGACATGGATGACCGCATCGCACGCATGAGACGGGCCATCGAGAAGCTGAAGGATGAAACACCGAACATCGCTAAACTTCTGTCACGTGAGCATGGAAAACCCCTTTATGATTCAGAAGGAGAAGTCGCGGTTTCTCTCATGTGGATGGAGTATGCATGTAACCACGCCAAAGAAGTTCTTAAGAACGAGGTTGAGGAACGTGAAGACGGTAAAACGATTATCTCCAGGGATGCTATTGGGGTTGTATCGGCTATCACACCTTGGAATTATCCACTGTCACTATCGACGATTAAGATTGCCCCAGCTCTTTTAGCAGGTAATACGATGGTGATAAAGCCCAGTCCGTTGGCCCCGCTTGCGGTAAGTAAAGTGGTGGAAATCATCGCTGACGAGTATCCGCCAGGCGTACTAAACCTCGTGCACGGTGAAAAGGATGTCGGCGTAGAGCTGACCTCCAACCCGAAAGTGGCAAAAATCGCGTTCACTGGTGGTACAGAAACAGCGAAGCATATTATGAAGGCTGCGGCAGACACGATTAAACAAATGACATTAGAATTAGGGGGGAACGATGCAGCGATCATCTTAAAAGATTTTGATGTGAATGACGATAAAGCGATGCGTCGGATCGTCATCTCCAATTTTCTAACGGCAGGGCAAATCTGCATGATTGCCAAAAGAGTCTACGTGCATGAGTCTATTTATGAATCCTTCGTGGAGAAATATATTGAAGCGGCCAATAAATGGATTAAAGTGGGCGATCCTTTTGACGAACGTGTGACCGTCGGAACGGTTAATAACAAAAAACAAATTGAATTCGTCCAAAACTTAGTGGATGATGCGGAAAGTAAAGGGGCCAAGGTGATTAAATTAGGAGAGATTTTAGACCAAGATCTCTTCGAACAAGGTTACTTTATGCAGCCTACCGTCGTCCTAGGGGCCGACTATAGGGACCCGATTGTGGTAGAAGAACAATTCGGTCCAACCGTTCCTATTCTGCCATTCAAGGATGATGAACATGCCATCGAGTTGGCTAACGACAGTATTTACGGATTAACGAGCTCTGTTTGGGGAGATGAAGCACACGCGATAGAAGTGGCAAAACATATACAAGCTGGAACGACAATGATCAACACGGCTGCTGTTCAAGGCTTAGACGTCCGTTATCCATTCGGAGGGGTGAAACAGTCTGGTGTGGGACGTGAGTATGGCAATGAAGGCTTACTGGCCTATACGGATACACATGTCATTAATATTCCTAATGATCCTGACTTGCCTTATATCCCAGAATAA
- the yfkAB gene encoding radical SAM/CxCxxxxC motif protein YfkAB: MTKTTTFQPITPSHDPWEAYQDIKMYGENRLTNVELTTTTLCNMRCEHCAVGYTLQSKDPDPLPLSLILKRLDEVEDLKTLSITGGEPMLSMKSVKAYVVPLLRYAHERGVRTQINSNLTLPLKRYEMITPYLDVLHISHNYGSVEDFVEIGFAMMDTQPTRAQREAYFYQMVENSQALTAEGVIVSAETMINKRTLPHLERIHDQIVEMGCQRHEVHPMYPSDFASALEVASLPDIRSGIHRLLDHKREDIWMLFGTLPFYACNQNEEDLALLQRLNQTENVTVRNDPDGRSRVNMNIFDGTINVTDFADAPPLGNIQDTPLQKAYTTWRESELNRSIDCHCSQVNCLGPNLLVKEAYYKDVDFRQRQAQIAFDR, from the coding sequence ATGACGAAAACGACAACATTTCAACCGATTACCCCTTCCCATGACCCTTGGGAGGCCTATCAAGACATAAAAATGTATGGAGAAAACCGCCTGACGAACGTAGAATTAACGACGACCACCCTATGTAATATGCGCTGTGAGCATTGTGCTGTCGGTTATACCCTGCAATCGAAGGACCCTGATCCTTTGCCTTTATCTCTGATCCTTAAAAGGCTGGATGAAGTAGAGGACCTGAAGACGTTAAGTATCACGGGCGGAGAACCCATGCTGTCCATGAAGTCAGTAAAAGCGTATGTGGTTCCACTGCTTCGTTATGCTCACGAACGAGGGGTACGAACACAGATTAACTCAAACCTGACCCTACCGTTAAAACGCTATGAGATGATAACACCTTACCTCGATGTCCTACATATATCTCATAATTATGGCAGTGTGGAGGATTTCGTAGAGATAGGGTTTGCCATGATGGATACGCAACCCACGCGGGCACAAAGAGAGGCATACTTTTATCAAATGGTTGAGAACAGCCAAGCGCTTACAGCTGAAGGGGTTATCGTCTCAGCGGAAACGATGATCAATAAGCGAACGTTGCCCCACTTAGAACGCATCCATGATCAGATAGTGGAGATGGGGTGTCAGCGGCATGAGGTGCATCCTATGTATCCAAGTGATTTTGCTAGTGCATTGGAGGTGGCGAGTCTCCCAGATATCCGTTCAGGCATTCATCGCCTCCTAGACCATAAGCGGGAGGATATATGGATGTTATTTGGCACGTTACCTTTCTATGCGTGTAATCAGAACGAGGAAGATTTAGCCTTACTCCAACGACTGAATCAAACCGAAAATGTAACGGTGCGTAATGATCCTGACGGACGTTCGAGAGTGAATATGAATATCTTTGACGGTACGATTAATGTGACGGACTTTGCAGACGCGCCTCCACTAGGGAACATCCAAGACACACCACTCCAAAAGGCGTATACCACGTGGCGTGAGAGTGAGTTGAATCGTTCTATTGACTGTCATTGTTCACAGGTGAACTGCCTAGGGCCTAACCTATTGGTCAAAGAGGCCTATTATAAAGATGTTGATTTTAGACAACGTCAAGCACAGATTGCATTTGATCGTTAA
- a CDS encoding GyrI-like domain-containing protein, giving the protein MEANVLTVPSFNIVGLKIEANLKEIDEEGLGKETYSHLLSRSDEFGSNKSEHVILLQEYPMKPDFNPLVDAFTQIIGYQVEDVQGVPTGMVHRHIPERKYVTVTHKGMESELEKTYDYLYTQWFRETGHVPAGYDFEIWDERYQPEKPTNEIDVYVAIK; this is encoded by the coding sequence ATGGAAGCCAATGTCTTGACAGTGCCAAGTTTTAATATTGTTGGATTAAAAATTGAAGCCAATTTAAAAGAAATAGATGAAGAGGGCCTAGGAAAAGAAACATATAGTCACCTGTTGTCTCGGTCAGATGAATTCGGGTCTAATAAAAGTGAGCATGTCATCCTATTGCAGGAATACCCAATGAAGCCTGACTTTAATCCGTTGGTTGATGCTTTTACTCAAATCATAGGTTATCAAGTAGAGGACGTCCAAGGGGTGCCAACGGGTATGGTTCATCGCCATATTCCTGAAAGAAAGTATGTCACGGTCACTCATAAAGGGATGGAGTCGGAACTCGAGAAAACGTATGACTATCTATATACACAATGGTTTCGAGAGACAGGGCATGTCCCTGCTGGCTATGACTTTGAAATATGGGACGAGAGATACCAGCCGGAGAAACCCACTAATGAGATTGACGTGTATGTGGCGATCAAATAA